From a region of the Rouxiella sp. S1S-2 genome:
- the hemD gene encoding uroporphyrinogen-III synthase produces the protein MTILVTRPSPSGEQLVARLRTLGRVAYHSPLIEFAPGSELSQLPGMLSSLGPQDMIFVLSQYAVNYANRALQQQTQHWPDFVSYYAIGRTTGLLMHRATSLPIVYPQDGETSETLLQLPALQAIQGRNALILRGNGGRELLADTLRKRGVNVSYCECYRRSPLHYDPSEQSSSWQRAGIDTLVVTSGEMLQQLYTLVPDYYRTTWLLGCTLIVVSERLATLARQLGWQSIRVAENADNDALIRALK, from the coding sequence ATGACCATTCTGGTGACCCGCCCTTCTCCCTCGGGAGAACAGCTCGTTGCCCGGCTGCGCACGCTGGGCAGGGTTGCCTATCACTCTCCATTAATAGAGTTTGCGCCAGGAAGCGAGCTTTCGCAGCTCCCTGGAATGCTATCCTCTCTAGGTCCTCAGGACATGATTTTCGTCCTGTCACAGTATGCGGTGAACTATGCTAACCGCGCGCTGCAACAGCAGACTCAACACTGGCCTGATTTTGTAAGCTATTATGCTATAGGAAGAACAACCGGTTTGCTGATGCATCGCGCAACCAGCTTGCCGATTGTTTATCCTCAGGATGGCGAAACCAGTGAAACCCTGCTGCAGTTACCGGCGCTGCAGGCGATTCAAGGCAGAAATGCGTTGATATTGCGTGGCAACGGTGGCCGGGAGTTGCTGGCCGACACGCTGCGCAAGCGCGGCGTTAACGTCAGCTACTGCGAGTGCTACAGGCGCAGTCCGCTTCACTACGACCCGAGCGAGCAAAGCTCGAGCTGGCAGCGGGCGGGAATCGACACTTTGGTGGTCACCAGCGGAGAAATGTTACAACAGTTATATACGTTAGTTCCTGACTACTATCGAACAACCTGGCTTTTAGGCTGTACGTTGATTGTAGTTAGCGAACGTTTGGCGACCCTGGCCCGCCAACTTGGCTGGCAATCTATTAGGGTTGCAGAGAACGCAGATAATGATGCGCTGATCCGTGCATTAAAATAA
- the yigB gene encoding 5-amino-6-(5-phospho-D-ribitylamino)uracil phosphatase YigB has product MKFYRPLQQIDAITFDLDDTLYDNYPVIRRTETETVQFLRQYHPVMANIESEEWRAVRAELLEQDAEIYHDVTAWRHKALYHTLLRRGLKESEAAAGADATMQNFAYWRSKIDVPQETHETLTELGKRWPLVAITNGNANPDLCGLSKYFEFTLVAGRDGRAKPFVDMYQMAAERLNVPMAHILHVGDDLTTDVAGSVRCGMQSCWINLREGNLMKIPDARLLPHIEISSLASLKTLL; this is encoded by the coding sequence ATGAAGTTTTACCGTCCACTGCAGCAGATCGACGCGATCACTTTTGATCTCGACGATACCCTCTACGATAACTATCCGGTTATCCGCCGTACCGAAACTGAAACCGTGCAGTTTTTGCGTCAGTACCATCCGGTGATGGCCAATATCGAATCGGAAGAGTGGCGCGCGGTGCGGGCAGAATTGCTCGAGCAGGATGCTGAAATTTATCACGACGTTACCGCCTGGCGTCACAAGGCGCTCTATCACACCCTGCTGCGTCGCGGTTTGAAAGAAAGTGAAGCGGCCGCCGGTGCCGACGCGACAATGCAGAACTTTGCCTACTGGCGCAGCAAAATAGACGTGCCGCAAGAGACTCATGAGACGCTGACCGAACTTGGAAAGCGTTGGCCGCTGGTCGCCATTACCAATGGTAATGCCAATCCTGACCTGTGCGGGTTATCAAAGTATTTTGAGTTTACGCTGGTGGCCGGTCGCGACGGTCGCGCAAAGCCGTTTGTCGATATGTATCAAATGGCGGCGGAACGTCTCAATGTGCCGATGGCGCATATTCTGCACGTCGGCGATGACCTTACCACCGACGTAGCGGGTTCGGTGCGCTGCGGTATGCAGTCTTGCTGGATCAACCTGCGCGAAGGCAATCTGATGAAGATTCCTGATGCGCGCCTGTTGCCGCATATCGAGATTTCCTCATTGGCATCCTTAAAGACATTGCTGTAG
- a CDS encoding class I adenylate cyclase: MYLYIETLKQRLDAINQLRVDRAVAAQGPAFQQVYSLLPVFLHHHHPLMPGYLEGKMPHGVCIFTPDDHQQSYLSDLEEKWGSPFEPTVGGELPITGVYSMGSTSSIGQSQTSDLDIWVCHQSWLDNEERNRLQQKCVMLEKWAASLGVEVSFFLIDENRFRHNESGSLGGEDCGSTQHILLLDEFYRTAVRLAGKRILWNMVPGEEEAHYDEYVLSLYSQGVLTPNEWLDLGGLSMLSAEEYFGASLWQLYKSIDSPYKAVLKTLLLEAYSWEYPNTQLLAMDIKQRLHQGEIVCFGLDSYCMMLERVTRYLTQVEDFTRLDLVRRCFYLKVCEKLSRARAAVGWRREVLTQLVSEWGWSDERIAILDNRANWKIERVREAHNELLDAMMQSYRNLIRFARRNNLSVSASPQDIGVLTRKLYAAFEALPGKVTLVNPQISPDLSETDLTFIHVPIGRANRTGWYLYNQSPSMDSIISHQPLEYNRYLSKLVAWAYFNGLLTSTTRLHIKSGNLCDIAKLRELVADISNNFPIRLPAPTPKALYSPCEIRHLSIIVNLEHDPTAAFRNQVVHFDFRKLDVFSFGEQQQCLVGSIDLLYRNSWNEVRTLHFNSEQAVLEALKTILGKMHQDAAPPESVEVFCYSQHLRGLIRTRIQQLVSECIELRLSSKRLEPGRFKAVRVSGQTWGLFFERLSVSVQKLENAIEFYGAISNNKLHGLSVKVESSQVHLPSVVDGYASEGIIQFFFETSSDDVGFNIYILDESNRVEVYHHCEGSKEDLVRDVSRFYSSSHDRFTYGSSFVNFNLPQFYQIVSLDGRTQVIPFRSNVLSHLNIAASEGSAEPATLAQQYQIH; encoded by the coding sequence TTGTACCTCTACATCGAGACATTAAAGCAAAGATTAGATGCAATAAATCAGCTACGCGTTGATCGCGCTGTAGCGGCTCAAGGCCCCGCTTTTCAGCAGGTCTACAGTTTGTTGCCGGTCTTTTTACATCATCATCATCCACTGATGCCGGGTTACCTTGAAGGTAAAATGCCCCACGGCGTCTGCATTTTCACGCCTGACGATCACCAACAGTCCTACCTAAGCGACCTTGAAGAAAAATGGGGCAGCCCGTTTGAACCTACAGTAGGCGGCGAATTGCCGATTACCGGCGTTTACTCCATGGGCAGCACGTCATCGATTGGCCAAAGCCAAACTTCCGATCTCGATATTTGGGTCTGCCATCAGTCATGGCTTGATAACGAAGAGCGCAACCGCCTGCAGCAAAAATGCGTCATGCTGGAAAAGTGGGCCGCGTCACTGGGCGTTGAAGTCAGCTTCTTCCTTATTGATGAAAACCGTTTCCGCCATAATGAAAGTGGCAGCCTGGGCGGTGAGGACTGCGGTTCCACCCAGCACATTCTGCTGCTCGACGAATTTTATCGCACCGCCGTGCGACTCGCCGGTAAGCGTATTCTGTGGAATATGGTGCCAGGGGAAGAAGAAGCGCACTATGACGAGTACGTGCTTTCTCTCTATTCTCAGGGCGTGTTGACCCCGAATGAGTGGCTGGATCTCGGCGGCCTCAGTATGCTGTCGGCCGAAGAGTATTTCGGCGCCAGCCTGTGGCAGCTGTATAAAAGTATCGACTCGCCTTATAAGGCCGTATTAAAAACGCTGCTGCTCGAAGCCTATTCCTGGGAGTATCCCAACACTCAGCTGTTGGCGATGGACATCAAACAGCGTCTGCATCAGGGTGAAATCGTCTGCTTTGGGCTAGATTCCTACTGCATGATGCTCGAACGCGTAACCCGTTATCTGACCCAGGTCGAAGACTTTACGCGCCTCGACCTCGTTCGCCGCTGTTTCTATCTCAAAGTGTGCGAAAAACTCTCCCGTGCCCGCGCAGCGGTGGGTTGGCGTCGTGAAGTGTTGACGCAGCTGGTCAGCGAATGGGGCTGGAGTGACGAGCGTATCGCTATTCTTGATAATCGTGCTAATTGGAAAATCGAGCGCGTGCGTGAAGCACACAACGAGCTGCTGGACGCGATGATGCAAAGTTATCGTAACCTGATCCGCTTTGCGCGCCGTAACAATCTAAGCGTGAGCGCCAGTCCGCAGGATATTGGGGTATTAACCCGTAAACTTTACGCCGCGTTTGAAGCACTGCCGGGTAAAGTTACGCTGGTGAATCCGCAGATTTCGCCTGACCTGTCAGAAACCGATTTAACCTTTATTCACGTGCCGATTGGCCGCGCCAACCGCACCGGCTGGTATCTTTATAACCAGTCTCCGTCGATGGACTCGATAATCAGCCATCAGCCGCTGGAATATAACCGCTACCTGAGCAAGCTGGTTGCCTGGGCCTATTTTAACGGCCTGCTGACCTCGACCACGCGCCTGCACATCAAGAGCGGCAACCTGTGTGACATCGCCAAGCTGCGCGAGTTAGTGGCTGATATTTCAAATAACTTCCCGATTCGCCTGCCGGCACCGACGCCAAAAGCGTTGTACAGCCCGTGCGAAATCCGCCATCTTTCTATTATTGTTAATCTTGAACACGATCCGACGGCGGCCTTCCGCAATCAGGTGGTGCATTTCGATTTCCGAAAACTTGACGTTTTCAGCTTTGGCGAACAGCAGCAGTGCCTGGTCGGCAGTATCGATTTGCTGTATCGCAACTCGTGGAATGAAGTGCGTACCCTGCATTTTAACAGCGAGCAGGCAGTGCTTGAGGCGTTGAAAACGATTTTGGGCAAAATGCATCAGGATGCGGCACCGCCGGAGTCCGTGGAGGTCTTTTGCTACAGCCAGCATCTGCGCGGGCTGATTCGTACCCGTATTCAGCAGCTGGTTTCTGAGTGCATTGAGCTGCGATTGTCGAGCAAACGTCTTGAGCCTGGCCGTTTCAAAGCGGTGCGCGTCTCTGGCCAGACCTGGGGCCTGTTCTTCGAACGCCTCAGCGTATCAGTACAAAAGCTTGAAAATGCTATCGAATTTTACGGCGCAATCTCTAACAACAAATTGCACGGTTTGTCGGTAAAAGTAGAAAGCTCGCAGGTGCATTTGCCTTCGGTCGTCGACGGCTACGCCAGTGAAGGCATTATTCAGTTCTTCTTTGAAACCAGCAGCGACGACGTCGGATTCAATATTTATATCCTTGATGAGTCCAACCGTGTTGAGGTGTATCACCACTGTGAAGGCAGTAAAGAAGACTTGGTGCGCGACGTTAGCCGTTTCTATTCGTCGTCACACGATCGCTTCACGTACGGCTCCAGTTTTGTGAATTTCAACCTGCCGCAGTTCTATCAGATTGTTTCTCTCGACGGGCGTACCCAGGTGATCCCTTTCCGCAGTAACGTCCTGTCTCACCTGAATATCGCCGCCTCAGAAGGCAGTGCAGAGCCTGCAACGCTGGCACAGCAGTACCAAATCCACTGA
- the xerC gene encoding tyrosine recombinase XerC → MSQIDSLLQPAVEAFLRYLRVERQLSPLTQSSYHHQLQALIGMADDIGLTDWTQLDAAKVRMLTARSKRAGLGASSLALRLSSLRSFLDWQVHQGVLKANPAKGISTPRAPRHLPKNIDVDEVGQLLDIDLNDPLAVRDRAMLEVMYGAGLRLSELVGINLGHVDLPSGEVWVMGKGSKERKLPVGRTAVTWLENWLALRDLFGPEDDAMFLSNQGRRISTRNVQKRFAEWGIKQGVNSHIHPHKLRHSFATHVLESSGDLRAVQELLGHANLSTTQIYTHLDFQHLASVYDAAHPRAKRGKS, encoded by the coding sequence ATGAGCCAAATTGACTCGCTGCTGCAACCCGCAGTCGAGGCATTCTTGCGTTATCTGCGGGTCGAGCGGCAGCTTAGCCCGCTGACGCAAAGCAGTTATCATCATCAGCTTCAGGCCCTTATCGGCATGGCTGACGACATTGGGCTGACCGACTGGACGCAGCTTGATGCCGCCAAAGTCAGAATGCTTACCGCACGCAGTAAGCGTGCCGGTCTCGGTGCCTCCAGTCTGGCGCTGCGTCTTTCATCTCTGCGCAGCTTTCTTGACTGGCAGGTGCATCAGGGCGTGCTCAAGGCCAATCCCGCCAAAGGCATTTCTACGCCGCGTGCCCCGCGCCATCTACCTAAAAATATTGACGTCGATGAAGTCGGGCAACTGCTGGATATCGACCTCAACGATCCGCTGGCGGTACGCGACCGCGCGATGCTTGAAGTGATGTACGGCGCGGGCCTGCGTTTATCTGAGCTGGTGGGGATTAATCTGGGCCATGTTGACCTGCCTTCCGGTGAAGTCTGGGTGATGGGTAAGGGCAGTAAAGAACGAAAACTGCCGGTCGGGCGCACGGCGGTCACTTGGCTAGAGAACTGGCTGGCGCTGCGTGACTTGTTTGGTCCAGAGGACGACGCGATGTTTCTGTCTAACCAGGGGCGTCGTATTTCTACCCGTAATGTGCAAAAGCGCTTTGCCGAATGGGGCATTAAACAGGGGGTGAACAGCCATATTCATCCTCACAAACTGCGCCACTCTTTCGCGACTCACGTTCTGGAGTCGAGTGGCGATCTGCGTGCGGTACAGGAGCTGTTAGGCCACGCCAATCTGTCGACCACGCAAATCTATACCCACCTCGACTTTCAACATTTGGCGTCGGTTTACGATGCCGCGCATCCCCGCGCTAAACGAGGAAAATCCTGA
- the uvrD gene encoding DNA helicase II, with protein MDVSDLLDSLNEKQREAVGAKRSNLLVLAGAGSGKTRVLVHRIAWLLSVENCSPYSIMAVTFTNKAAAEMRHRIEHLIGTSQGGMWIGTFHGLAHRLLRAHHLDANLPQDFQILDSDDQLRLLKRIIKALNVDDKQWPPRQAMWYINGKKDEGLRPQHIESYGNPIEATWLRIYQAYQEACDRAGLVDFAELLLRAHELWLNKPHILQHYRERFTNLMVDEFQDTNSIQYAWIRLLAGENNNVMIVGDDDQSIYGWRGAQVENIQRFLKDFPGAETIRLEQNYRSTSTILTAANALIANNNGRMGKNLWTEGVEGEPISLYCAFNELDESRFVVNRIKAWQDNGGALNDCAILYRSNAQSRVLEEALLQMAMPYRIYGGQRFFERQEIKDALAYLRLMANRNDDAAFERVVNTPTRGIGDRTLDVVRQTARDRQLTMWQATRALLQEKVLAGRAASSLQRFTELVDALAHETSEMPLHVQTDRVIKDSGLFIMYEQEKGEKGQARIENLEELVTATRQFSYQDEDQDLMPLQAFLSHAALEAGEGQADAYQDAVQLMTLHSAKGLEFPQVFIVGMEEGMFPSQMALDEGGRLEEERRLAYVGVTRAMKKLTLTYAETRRLYGKEVYHRPSRFVGELPENCVEEVRLRASVTRQVNHRSMGTPITSQNDSGFTLGQRVRHPKFGEGTIVNLEGSGEHSRLQIAFPGEGIKWLVAAYARLEAV; from the coding sequence ATGGACGTCTCTGACCTGCTCGACAGCCTGAATGAAAAACAACGCGAAGCCGTAGGCGCCAAGCGCAGCAACCTGCTGGTGCTGGCCGGCGCGGGCAGCGGTAAGACCCGCGTGTTGGTGCACCGCATCGCCTGGCTGTTGTCGGTAGAGAACTGCTCGCCGTATTCCATTATGGCCGTGACCTTTACCAACAAGGCCGCGGCTGAAATGCGCCATCGCATTGAGCATCTGATTGGCACCAGCCAGGGCGGCATGTGGATAGGCACCTTCCACGGCCTCGCCCATCGCCTGCTGCGTGCCCATCATCTTGACGCCAACCTGCCGCAGGATTTCCAAATTCTCGACAGCGATGACCAATTGCGTCTGCTCAAGCGCATTATCAAAGCGTTAAACGTAGACGATAAACAGTGGCCGCCGCGTCAGGCGATGTGGTACATCAACGGTAAAAAAGACGAAGGCCTGCGCCCGCAGCACATCGAAAGTTATGGCAATCCGATTGAGGCCACCTGGCTGCGCATCTATCAGGCCTATCAGGAAGCGTGCGATCGTGCCGGTTTGGTCGACTTCGCCGAGCTGCTGCTGCGCGCCCACGAACTGTGGCTGAACAAGCCGCATATTTTGCAGCACTACCGCGAACGCTTTACCAACCTGATGGTTGACGAGTTCCAGGACACCAACAGCATTCAATACGCCTGGATCCGCCTGCTGGCCGGTGAAAACAATAATGTGATGATCGTCGGTGACGATGACCAGTCTATTTATGGCTGGCGTGGTGCACAGGTTGAGAATATTCAGCGTTTCCTGAAAGATTTCCCCGGCGCAGAAACCATTCGCCTCGAGCAAAACTATCGCTCAACCAGCACGATCCTGACTGCCGCCAACGCCTTGATTGCTAACAACAACGGTCGAATGGGTAAAAACCTGTGGACCGAGGGCGTTGAGGGCGAACCTATCTCGCTGTACTGCGCTTTTAACGAGCTCGACGAGTCCCGCTTCGTGGTGAACCGCATTAAGGCCTGGCAGGACAACGGCGGTGCGCTGAACGACTGCGCCATTCTCTATCGCAGCAACGCCCAGTCGCGCGTGCTCGAAGAAGCCTTACTGCAAATGGCCATGCCTTACCGCATTTACGGCGGCCAGCGATTCTTCGAACGTCAGGAAATTAAAGACGCACTGGCTTACCTGCGCCTGATGGCCAATCGCAACGACGATGCCGCCTTCGAACGCGTCGTCAATACCCCAACGCGCGGCATTGGCGACAGAACGCTCGACGTAGTCCGTCAGACGGCGCGTGACCGGCAGTTGACCATGTGGCAGGCCACGCGTGCGCTGCTGCAAGAAAAAGTGCTGGCAGGCCGTGCTGCCTCCTCGCTGCAGCGTTTCACCGAACTGGTCGACGCCTTAGCGCATGAAACCTCTGAAATGCCGCTGCATGTGCAAACGGACCGGGTGATTAAAGACTCCGGCCTGTTCATCATGTATGAGCAGGAGAAAGGTGAAAAGGGCCAGGCGCGTATTGAAAACCTTGAAGAACTGGTGACGGCGACGCGCCAGTTCAGCTATCAGGATGAAGATCAGGACTTGATGCCGCTGCAGGCGTTTCTTTCGCACGCGGCGCTGGAAGCCGGAGAAGGGCAGGCCGATGCCTATCAGGACGCCGTACAACTGATGACGCTGCACTCGGCTAAAGGGCTGGAATTTCCGCAGGTGTTTATCGTCGGCATGGAAGAGGGCATGTTCCCAAGCCAAATGGCGCTGGATGAAGGCGGGCGGCTTGAAGAAGAGCGCCGTCTGGCCTACGTCGGCGTCACGCGTGCGATGAAAAAGCTGACGTTGACCTATGCTGAAACCCGTCGTTTATACGGCAAAGAGGTCTATCACCGACCTTCGCGCTTCGTTGGCGAGCTGCCGGAAAACTGCGTTGAGGAAGTGCGCCTGCGCGCCAGCGTGACCCGCCAGGTTAACCACCGCAGCATGGGCACGCCAATCACCAGTCAAAATGACAGCGGATTCACTTTGGGTCAGCGCGTGCGTCACCCGAAATTTGGTGAGGGCACCATAGTGAATCTGGAAGGCAGCGGCGAGCATAGCCGTTTGCAAATTGCCTTCCCGGGAGAAGGCATCAAGTGGCTCGTCGCGGCCTATGCAAGATTAGAAGCGGTGTAA
- the dapF gene encoding diaminopimelate epimerase has protein sequence MQFAKMHGLGNDFMVVDAVTQNVYFSPELIRRLSDRNRGVGFDQLLVVEPPYDPELDFHYRIFNADGSEVMQCGNGARCFARFVRIKGLTNKRDIQVSTQNGRMTLTVTEDELVQVNMGEPVFEPQQIPFRAPKPEKTYILRAEEHTVLCGVVSMGNPHCVLQVDDVVTASVEHLGPLLESHERFPERVNVGFMQVLDRENVKLRVYERGAGETQACGSGACAAVAIGIQQGLLAEEVQVELPGGSLDIRWKGPGHPLYMTGPATHVYDGFIHL, from the coding sequence ATGCAGTTCGCTAAAATGCACGGATTGGGCAATGACTTTATGGTCGTTGACGCCGTCACTCAAAATGTTTACTTCTCTCCTGAACTGATCCGCCGACTTTCCGACCGTAACCGTGGTGTAGGATTTGATCAGCTACTGGTCGTTGAGCCGCCTTACGATCCTGAATTGGATTTTCATTACCGTATTTTCAATGCTGACGGCAGCGAAGTGATGCAGTGTGGCAATGGTGCTCGCTGTTTTGCCCGCTTCGTACGCATTAAAGGGTTGACCAACAAACGTGATATTCAGGTCAGCACCCAGAACGGGCGTATGACCCTGACGGTGACGGAAGACGAGCTGGTGCAGGTCAATATGGGCGAGCCAGTATTTGAACCGCAGCAAATTCCTTTCCGCGCCCCGAAGCCAGAAAAAACCTATATTTTACGGGCAGAAGAGCACACTGTGCTCTGCGGCGTTGTCTCAATGGGCAATCCCCACTGCGTGTTGCAGGTTGACGACGTGGTCACTGCCAGCGTAGAACATTTGGGGCCACTGCTTGAAAGTCACGAACGCTTTCCCGAGCGCGTTAACGTCGGTTTTATGCAAGTACTCGACCGCGAAAACGTTAAGCTACGGGTTTACGAACGCGGCGCGGGTGAGACTCAGGCCTGTGGAAGCGGTGCCTGCGCGGCGGTGGCTATTGGTATCCAGCAGGGACTGCTCGCAGAAGAAGTTCAGGTGGAACTGCCGGGAGGCAGCCTCGACATTCGTTGGAAAGGCCCGGGCCATCCGCTGTATATGACGGGCCCCGCCACCCATGTTTATGACGGATTTATTCATCTATGA
- a CDS encoding lipoprotein, producing the protein MKTALRWSLASMVLFALSGCGLKGPLYFPPADKADGKKVVVTNAKPGQVTGVSPDQNAQKNGSVQY; encoded by the coding sequence ATGAAAACCGCATTACGCTGGTCTTTGGCCTCGATGGTCCTGTTTGCACTCTCTGGTTGTGGTTTGAAAGGGCCGCTGTACTTCCCGCCTGCAGACAAGGCTGACGGCAAAAAAGTGGTGGTGACTAACGCCAAGCCGGGTCAGGTGACGGGCGTATCTCCCGATCAGAATGCGCAAAAAAATGGATCGGTACAGTACTAG
- a CDS encoding DUF484 domain-containing protein, whose product MNNLDGQIESANAAELDDELVMQYLLQNPDFFIRNARSVEQMHVPHPVKGSISLVEWQLGRQRNQIAQLEEEITLLMEQATINETLFGRLIELQANLADATSLQDMLNRLQRWGRGFGLAGANVRLFSESWRIGAPSDFTHLALTRSSFESLRIQRLGDTHHFLGSLNGPELLLVLPQAKAVGSVALSMMGENGELGMLIFSSRDPQHYQAGMGTVMLDQLAKMLPGLLSRWIERA is encoded by the coding sequence ATGAACAATCTTGATGGTCAGATTGAAAGTGCTAACGCCGCCGAGCTTGATGACGAGCTGGTGATGCAGTATCTGCTGCAAAACCCTGATTTCTTTATTAGAAATGCGCGCAGCGTTGAGCAAATGCACGTCCCGCATCCGGTCAAAGGCAGCATCTCGCTGGTTGAATGGCAGCTTGGACGGCAGCGCAATCAGATTGCGCAACTTGAAGAAGAAATTACCCTGCTGATGGAGCAGGCGACGATTAATGAAACGCTGTTTGGCCGACTGATTGAGCTGCAGGCAAATCTTGCCGACGCCACCAGCCTGCAAGACATGCTGAACCGGCTGCAGCGCTGGGGCCGTGGTTTTGGTCTGGCAGGCGCCAACGTTCGACTGTTTAGTGAAAGCTGGCGCATCGGTGCACCTTCCGACTTTACCCATCTGGCGTTAACCCGCAGCTCGTTTGAATCACTGCGTATTCAGCGCTTGGGCGACACCCACCACTTCCTCGGCAGCCTTAATGGGCCAGAGCTTTTATTGGTTTTACCCCAGGCAAAGGCGGTAGGATCGGTGGCGCTCTCGATGATGGGGGAGAATGGCGAACTGGGCATGCTCATCTTCAGCAGCCGCGACCCGCAGCACTATCAGGCGGGGATGGGCACGGTCATGCTCGACCAACTTGCCAAGATGTTACCCGGTCTGCTGTCGCGTTGGATTGAGCGGGCATGA
- the hemC gene encoding hydroxymethylbilane synthase translates to MLDKIIRIATRQSPLALWQAQYVQTQLKAFHPDLQVELVPMVTKGDIILDTPLAKVGGKGLFVKELELAMLDGRADIAVHSMKDVPVEFPEGLGLVTICEREDPRDAFVSNEFASLDDLPLGSIVGTSSLRRQCQLREQRPDLQIRDLRGNVGTRLSKLDKGEYHAIILAVAGLKRLGLESRIRTALTPEECLPAVGQGAVGIECRLDDLRTRELLAPLAHAETTRRVAAERAMNMRLEGGCQVPIGSYAELEGDTLWLRALVGSPDGSQMVRGERRGPSAEAESMGIDLAEELLAGGAREILQDVYQGNAPK, encoded by the coding sequence ATGTTAGACAAAATCATCCGAATTGCTACACGTCAAAGCCCGTTGGCCCTGTGGCAGGCACAATATGTGCAAACCCAACTCAAGGCATTTCACCCTGATTTGCAGGTTGAATTAGTGCCGATGGTGACCAAAGGCGACATCATACTTGATACACCGCTGGCCAAGGTTGGCGGTAAGGGTCTGTTTGTTAAAGAACTCGAGCTGGCGATGCTGGATGGACGCGCGGATATCGCGGTGCACTCCATGAAAGACGTGCCGGTTGAGTTTCCTGAAGGACTGGGACTGGTCACCATCTGCGAACGCGAAGACCCGCGTGACGCTTTTGTGTCCAATGAATTTGCCAGCCTCGACGATTTGCCCCTCGGCAGTATTGTTGGTACCTCAAGCCTACGTCGTCAGTGTCAGCTGCGCGAACAGCGTCCTGATCTACAAATCCGCGATTTGCGCGGCAACGTCGGTACTCGCTTGTCCAAACTGGATAAAGGTGAGTATCACGCTATTATTCTCGCGGTAGCCGGTTTAAAGCGCCTGGGTCTTGAATCACGCATTCGCACAGCACTCACGCCTGAAGAGTGTCTGCCGGCCGTTGGACAAGGCGCCGTGGGTATCGAATGCCGTCTCGACGACTTGCGCACCCGCGAACTTCTGGCACCGCTGGCGCACGCTGAAACCACGCGACGGGTGGCCGCAGAACGGGCGATGAATATGCGCCTTGAAGGGGGCTGCCAGGTTCCTATCGGCAGCTACGCCGAGCTTGAAGGCGATACCCTGTGGCTGCGGGCGCTGGTAGGTTCACCTGACGGCAGCCAAATGGTGCGCGGTGAACGTCGTGGCCCGAGTGCTGAAGCTGAAAGCATGGGTATCGACCTGGCAGAAGAGCTGCTGGCCGGTGGCGCGCGCGAAATCCTGCAAGATGTTTATCAGGGTAATGCGCCAAAATGA